The proteins below are encoded in one region of Candidatus Thiodiazotropha sp. LNASS1:
- a CDS encoding EAL domain-containing protein yields MSMLKQMYSKRSLLLVSLCIALILLLVVYWDDKSENYAELSHNLLQLKEMDARLDRDVLKITSFLLNQYDPLVRTTNRLRDLRQQIVAKVTEVDDRVLSSLTDRYWQGMDEKLAIIEKIKFQAAVVRNGIHYLPIVARELKSVDPLVYQDVLELLNSLLAYDLFYTDSQLDDIVSTLKQLKSYEIFSPENKQKFDQVLFHIDSNIVDLTNLGALKTRYLAVPSQEYFEHVHSRYEQNRVDETTKKRRLIIALSVFVIILLLSLWQLIRRLQNANLEVSRAWFRLHDAVDNLSEAFALFDAEGRLVLHNRRFGEFYSWLKGWIKEGVNIDALQSVTGNRIKNLSLEGESIVESMPMGQYLEQIDNGAWYLASNSYTNEGGIVCVRSDVTESKQAEVDLRKLGRVLEQSPASVMITNINGVIEYVNPRFEKVSGYSAEEVVGKNPRILKSGDKTKEEYKAMWDSLLAGREWRGIFHNKRKDGSIYWESASISPLRNDRGQITHFIAVKEDVTAQKRAEDQLRMNATVFDTTQEGIMVTDADNLIKTVNPSFTRITGYSPEEVIGQSPSILSSGRHDDGFYEELWDSILHKRYWSGEIWNRRKDGSVYPEWLSIAAIPDDQGIAKEYVAVFSDISKHKENEEQILYQANYDALTGLPNRSLFSDRLDQAIGSALREQWKLAILFVDLDQFKMVNDTFGHVMGDELLQLVAKRISDCVRESDTIARFGGDEFVILLQDVSDMDAVAHIATKVIDKITKVFTLYEREIFIGASVGITVFPDDAMNADSLLRNADMAMYQAKDRGRNNYQFFTASMQKRTLERQQLELDLRLAVQRSELEIYYQPVVDAEFEKIVSVEALLRWNHPHRGIVNPGVFIPLAEDSGLIGPIGEWVLQGACEQLNRWHNSGHSDLRLAVNLSSRQRELGLEAGYLQQILQESNLDPDMLTLEITESLLLRDTEEAITWLSSFKTLGVNLSIDDFGTGYSSLSYLKRFPVDILKIDRSFVSDLPANTGDVKLVKTIVAMADSLNLGLIAEGVETKAQAEFLVQNGCSNLQGFYYARPMSAADMTAWLQRDMRSTGTT; encoded by the coding sequence ATGAGTATGCTCAAACAAATGTACAGCAAACGCAGCCTCCTGCTTGTCTCGCTTTGTATTGCCTTGATTCTGTTATTGGTGGTCTATTGGGATGATAAATCCGAGAATTACGCCGAACTTTCACATAACCTGCTCCAGTTAAAAGAGATGGATGCACGTCTTGATCGAGACGTTCTCAAGATTACCTCTTTTCTGTTGAATCAATACGATCCGTTGGTACGCACCACTAACCGTTTAAGGGATTTACGACAGCAGATCGTCGCTAAAGTGACAGAAGTGGATGATCGTGTACTGTCTAGTCTAACGGACCGATACTGGCAGGGTATGGATGAGAAACTGGCCATCATCGAAAAGATAAAATTCCAGGCAGCTGTGGTGCGTAACGGCATACACTACCTGCCAATCGTCGCGCGAGAGTTGAAATCTGTGGATCCCCTGGTCTATCAGGATGTACTGGAACTGCTCAACTCCCTTTTAGCCTACGATCTTTTCTATACCGACTCGCAATTGGATGATATCGTTTCAACGCTAAAGCAACTTAAAAGCTATGAAATATTTTCACCTGAAAACAAGCAGAAATTCGATCAGGTACTCTTCCATATAGACTCAAATATCGTGGATCTGACCAATCTAGGGGCCTTGAAAACACGCTACCTGGCTGTACCGAGCCAGGAGTATTTCGAACATGTTCACTCGAGGTATGAGCAAAACCGGGTTGATGAAACCACTAAAAAAAGACGCCTGATCATAGCCCTGTCCGTGTTTGTGATCATATTGCTATTGAGCCTTTGGCAATTGATAAGGCGTTTGCAGAATGCCAACCTTGAGGTTAGTCGCGCATGGTTCCGGTTACATGATGCTGTGGATAATCTCTCAGAAGCATTTGCCCTGTTCGATGCAGAGGGCCGCCTGGTATTGCACAATCGTCGCTTTGGCGAGTTTTATTCCTGGTTGAAGGGATGGATCAAGGAGGGTGTCAATATCGATGCTCTGCAATCGGTTACGGGGAACCGCATCAAGAATTTAAGCCTTGAAGGTGAGTCGATAGTTGAGTCGATGCCAATGGGGCAGTACCTGGAGCAGATCGATAATGGCGCCTGGTATCTGGCGAGTAACAGTTATACCAATGAGGGCGGCATTGTCTGTGTCAGGAGTGATGTCACTGAATCGAAACAGGCGGAAGTCGATTTGAGAAAACTCGGCAGGGTGTTGGAGCAGAGTCCCGCATCGGTGATGATCACCAATATCAATGGCGTTATCGAGTATGTCAACCCACGTTTCGAAAAGGTGTCAGGTTACAGTGCGGAGGAGGTTGTAGGCAAGAATCCACGAATACTCAAGAGTGGTGACAAGACCAAGGAAGAGTATAAGGCGATGTGGGATTCCCTGCTGGCAGGCAGGGAGTGGCGCGGCATATTCCACAACAAGCGTAAGGATGGTTCCATCTACTGGGAGTCGGCATCGATTTCACCACTGCGTAACGACAGGGGGCAGATTACCCACTTCATCGCTGTGAAAGAGGATGTCACCGCACAAAAACGTGCTGAAGATCAATTGCGTATGAATGCTACGGTCTTCGATACCACTCAGGAAGGCATCATGGTCACCGATGCCGACAATCTGATAAAGACCGTCAATCCCTCTTTCACCCGCATAACGGGTTACTCTCCTGAAGAGGTAATCGGCCAGTCACCAAGTATTCTCAGTTCCGGCAGACATGATGATGGTTTTTATGAGGAACTCTGGGATTCGATACTGCATAAGCGCTACTGGTCCGGCGAGATCTGGAACCGTCGCAAGGACGGTAGTGTTTATCCGGAATGGCTGTCGATAGCGGCAATACCCGATGATCAAGGTATTGCAAAAGAATATGTGGCGGTATTTTCGGATATCTCCAAGCATAAAGAGAATGAGGAGCAGATACTTTATCAGGCGAACTATGATGCCTTGACGGGTTTGCCGAACCGTTCCCTATTTTCAGATCGACTGGATCAGGCCATAGGATCAGCATTGAGAGAGCAGTGGAAGCTGGCGATACTGTTTGTCGATCTGGACCAATTCAAGATGGTTAACGATACCTTTGGTCATGTCATGGGCGATGAATTGTTACAGCTTGTCGCTAAACGTATCAGCGATTGCGTCAGGGAATCCGATACCATTGCCCGATTTGGCGGTGATGAATTCGTCATATTGCTGCAGGATGTGAGTGATATGGATGCTGTGGCCCATATCGCCACAAAAGTGATCGATAAAATTACCAAGGTTTTCACGCTCTATGAACGTGAAATCTTCATCGGGGCCAGTGTCGGTATAACCGTCTTTCCCGATGATGCGATGAATGCGGATTCTTTGTTACGAAATGCCGATATGGCAATGTATCAGGCTAAGGATCGTGGCAGGAACAACTATCAGTTTTTTACCGCCTCCATGCAAAAACGAACTCTGGAGCGGCAGCAGCTTGAACTTGATTTAAGGCTTGCGGTTCAACGTAGTGAGTTGGAGATCTATTATCAACCGGTTGTTGACGCTGAATTCGAAAAGATTGTCAGCGTAGAGGCTTTGTTGCGTTGGAATCATCCTCACAGGGGTATTGTCAATCCCGGTGTTTTCATTCCGTTGGCGGAAGACAGCGGGTTGATCGGTCCGATCGGTGAATGGGTGCTACAAGGTGCATGTGAACAACTGAACAGGTGGCATAACTCGGGTCATTCCGACCTTAGATTGGCGGTTAACCTATCCAGCCGTCAGCGTGAACTCGGCTTGGAGGCCGGTTATCTGCAGCAGATACTGCAGGAATCAAACCTGGATCCGGATATGCTGACACTGGAAATTACCGAAAGCCTTCTGTTGCGAGATACCGAAGAGGCGATTACCTGGCTTTCAAGCTTTAAAACTCTTGGTGTCAATCTCTCGATTGACGACTTCGGCACCGGTTACTCGTCACTGAGCTACCTCAAGCGATTTCCTGTAGATATCCTTAAAATCGATCGCTCGTTTGTCAGTGACCTGCCGGCGAATACGGGTGATGTAAAGCTGGTCAAGACGATCGTGGCCATGGCGGACAGTTTGAACCTGGGATTGATTGCAGAGGGAGTGGAGACCAAGGCGCAGGCTGAATTTCTTGTGCAAAACGGATGTAGCAATCTACAGGGTTTCTACTATGCAAGACCGATGTCAGCTGCCGATATGACAGCCTGGCTGCAAAGGGATATGCGAAGCACAGGTACAACCTGA